In one window of Zingiber officinale cultivar Zhangliang chromosome 11A, Zo_v1.1, whole genome shotgun sequence DNA:
- the LOC122032544 gene encoding uncharacterized protein LOC122032544, protein MFPCTISYPPLRHHLSPRLLVGGGRHHHHRPRFTSSRVPAFGWNDSGRLVDEDMIVLRKRIYEMKMAEASYEAPTEWADWEKRYYTSYHANVCDVLCLLQTVLMSTRPSFAIGIAVVMALSVPTSAVFISFHLVEALKAISLAGVMHLG, encoded by the coding sequence ATGTTTCCTTGCACCATCTCCTACCCTCCTCTGCGCCACCACCTTTCCCCCAGACTTCTCGTCGGCGGCggccgccaccaccaccaccgcCCCCGTTTCACCTCTAGCAGAGTACCCGCCTTCGGTTGGAACGACAGCGGGAGACTCGTCGACGAGGACATGATTGTGCTACGCAAAAGGATCTACGAGATGAAGATGGCAGAGGCGAGTTATGAGGCGCCAACAGAGTGGGCGGACTGGGAGAAGCGCTACTACACGAGCTACCACGCAAACGTCTGCGACGTCCTCTGCTTGCTGCAGACCGTTCTCATGAGCACGAGGCCGAGCTTCGCGATCGGTATCGCCGTCGTCATGGCCCTCAGCGTGCCCACGTCGGCGGTCTTCATCTCCTTCCATCTCGTCGAGGCCCTAAAGGCGATTAGTCTCGCCGGAGTAATGCACCTCGGCTGA